A DNA window from Bdellovibrio sp. BCCA contains the following coding sequences:
- a CDS encoding isocyanide synthase family protein, translating into MRQVSNQILNLLFEIRNLSHPLTAADQNQEALHREFQLAKIEAYMQVQAPIHMVLPAFPAKSPNPLKTLGSEPDLGEVLALQKLNTLCEQIATIYSPGAAITICSDGRVFSDVVLVSDTDVDRYGYEISEIIVKHGFKNLSTFSLEDVFDGKSYDEMRQLLTKEFAEDLELLRARTRTESDALALFNGIHRFMFEDQLALFPERSKNQSREKAKGLAYEVIRRSNAWSRVVEKYFPNSLRLSIHPQSLRSSKIGVRLLDSNDLWRTPWHSVTVFDGKQYYLAPRSEAEALGGVLKYAEDKYPFYQLPEAL; encoded by the coding sequence GTGAGACAAGTTTCCAATCAAATATTAAATCTACTCTTTGAGATTAGAAATCTTAGCCATCCGCTCACCGCTGCAGATCAAAACCAGGAGGCGCTTCATCGCGAGTTTCAATTAGCAAAAATTGAAGCTTACATGCAGGTCCAAGCGCCCATTCACATGGTGCTTCCGGCCTTTCCGGCAAAATCCCCCAACCCTCTTAAAACTTTAGGCAGCGAACCGGATCTCGGTGAAGTGTTGGCGCTGCAAAAACTCAACACTCTTTGCGAACAGATCGCTACAATATATTCTCCCGGAGCCGCCATCACCATCTGTTCTGACGGAAGAGTTTTTAGCGACGTAGTTCTTGTCAGTGACACGGATGTGGATCGCTACGGTTATGAGATCAGCGAGATCATCGTAAAGCATGGCTTCAAAAATCTTTCCACCTTTAGTCTTGAAGATGTTTTTGACGGAAAGTCCTACGATGAAATGCGCCAGCTGCTCACCAAAGAGTTCGCGGAAGATCTAGAACTTTTGCGCGCCCGCACAAGAACGGAAAGTGACGCTTTGGCTCTTTTTAACGGCATTCACCGCTTTATGTTTGAAGATCAACTGGCACTTTTTCCTGAGAGAAGTAAAAATCAATCTCGCGAAAAAGCCAAAGGCCTTGCTTATGAAGTCATTCGTCGCAGCAACGCCTGGAGCCGCGTGGTCGAAAAATACTTTCCAAACTCATTACGTCTTTCAATTCATCCGCAAAGCCTTCGTTCATCGAAAATCGGCGTGAGACTCTTGGACTCCAACGATCTTTGGAGAACCCCTTGGCATTCCGTCACGGTGTTTGACGGGAAACAATATTATTTAGCTCCTCGCTCTGAAGCGGAAGCTTTGGGCGGCGTTCTTAAGTATGCCGAAGACAAATATCCGTTTTACCAACTGCCGGAGGCTTTATGA
- a CDS encoding CsbD family protein, whose translation MNKDIFQGKIKEISGELRKKWGALTDDDIQRTKGNAEALSGLVQQKVGLSKEEASRQVNDLMSSWERKFEAGKEEAADKLNAGIDKMKNKLSH comes from the coding sequence ATGAACAAAGATATCTTCCAAGGAAAGATCAAAGAAATTTCTGGAGAACTAAGAAAAAAATGGGGCGCTCTCACAGATGACGATATTCAAAGAACTAAAGGCAACGCAGAGGCCTTAAGTGGTCTAGTTCAACAAAAAGTAGGTCTCTCAAAAGAAGAAGCTTCACGGCAAGTAAACGACTTGATGTCGAGCTGGGAAAGAAAGTTTGAAGCCGGCAAAGAAGAAGCCGCAGACAAACTTAACGCTGGTATCGATAAAATGAAAAATAAATTGTCTCATTAA
- a CDS encoding cytochrome P450: MDLYSQKIQSTPTEFANYLNGKGPIFWSEPEQFWVITDHALAQEALKSSQLSADRGPYFMSKMSGCPFSKVANFFGVVSKMMVNSDAPEHTRRRKLASAGISDHVIEHFAPQVKKVVAGLLEKQTSGTSVEFVSDVALPLPNIILADLFSIPAEKRPDFYRWANHMTQFFGGGSENLMMDAENADRGAHELRDYFTELIHSRRHNSANDFISHLLRNQGNLDDSEVISQAAIMLVAGTVTTTDQICNNLYSLIQSNVWPLLVKDRSLLENAIEEATRLDPAVNFIFRIVKEDMTLGGKQIDAGQLIFVSTHATNRAAEVFPDANSFNLERERNPHLSYGSGIHYCLGARLGRIQMKELFGQMLERYPQLTLDSTKPSQRKHQSLAFSGFETLHLQLGI, encoded by the coding sequence ATGGATCTTTACAGTCAAAAAATCCAGTCTACTCCCACAGAGTTTGCAAATTATCTAAACGGCAAAGGTCCGATTTTTTGGTCGGAACCGGAACAGTTTTGGGTCATCACGGATCACGCTTTGGCTCAAGAAGCGCTAAAAAGCTCCCAACTCAGCGCGGATCGCGGCCCCTATTTTATGTCTAAGATGTCGGGCTGTCCTTTCTCAAAGGTTGCCAACTTTTTTGGAGTTGTTTCTAAAATGATGGTGAACAGTGATGCTCCCGAGCACACTCGCCGTCGCAAACTCGCAAGTGCCGGTATCAGTGACCACGTGATTGAACACTTTGCACCTCAAGTAAAAAAAGTGGTGGCAGGTCTTCTTGAGAAACAAACTTCGGGCACGTCCGTCGAATTTGTTTCGGACGTGGCTTTGCCGCTGCCAAACATTATTCTTGCAGATCTTTTTTCGATTCCCGCAGAGAAGCGTCCTGATTTCTATCGTTGGGCCAATCACATGACTCAGTTTTTTGGCGGTGGCTCTGAAAACCTTATGATGGATGCTGAAAACGCAGACCGAGGAGCCCACGAACTTCGTGACTATTTTACGGAACTTATTCACAGTCGCAGGCACAACTCCGCAAACGATTTCATCAGCCATCTTTTGCGAAATCAGGGAAACCTGGATGACAGCGAAGTGATTTCTCAGGCCGCAATTATGCTAGTTGCCGGAACGGTCACAACGACGGATCAGATCTGCAACAATCTTTACAGTCTTATCCAGTCAAATGTTTGGCCTTTGTTAGTCAAAGATCGCTCTTTGCTTGAGAACGCCATTGAAGAAGCCACTCGCTTAGATCCTGCCGTGAACTTTATTTTCCGTATTGTCAAAGAAGATATGACTCTTGGCGGGAAACAAATCGACGCAGGTCAGTTGATCTTCGTATCCACTCACGCCACGAATCGCGCTGCGGAGGTCTTTCCTGACGCAAATTCTTTTAACTTAGAACGCGAAAGAAACCCGCACCTTTCTTATGGCTCAGGTATTCATTACTGCTTAGGCGCAAGGCTCGGGCGTATTCAAATGAAAGAACTTTTCGGACAGATGCTCGAAAGGTATCCACAACTTACTTTGGATTCAACAAAACCGTCCCAGCGCAAACATCAAAGCCTTGCGTTTTCCGGATTTGAAACTCTTCACCTTCAATTGGGGATTTAA
- a CDS encoding ATP-dependent helicase, translated as MDVLDFVTKNLNPSQKDAVETLEGPLLILAGAGSGKTRVLTHRMANIIGQGVAAPDEILCVTFTNKAAKEMEHRIYKIMADMGARIHSQLWINTFHSFCVRVLRQHITLLDYKPFFGIYDSSDTLSQIKKVMVALDINDKMYPPKNFQSRISQAKMLGLTPEGLEKNSRRLMDAKTVEVYKAYEKEMKKANSLDFDDLLMKTYELFRMYPDVLKMYQEKFKFIMVDEYQDTNHIQYLIVRMLADAHRNLCVVGDEDQSIYSWRGADIKNILDFEKDFREAKVVKLEENYRSSANIVNAATAVIKNNTERKDKTLFTSNDAGDLIHVREEKNEYDEARFVAKTIQSMMNEGEGSYNDYAIFYRTNAQSRVLEEQLRTMAIPYRLVGGVRFYERMEIKDMLSYMKLAINPADDIALKRIINVPARGIGKTTIEKIEEYAAHHGLSMYIAAQKACDERLFNAGTTGKIRRFLELMDELQTNATTFKLVDFYHIVLDRSEYLTALKKDESPESQARIENLEELDNAIAQFAKERGDEATLTSFLEEMALVSDVDSLDQEQNSVTMMTLHISKGLEYPYVFVVGLEENLFPSARSLDNDGEEDVEEERRLAYVGMTRARQKLWLTYAKMRRVWGQEQFNPPSRFIKEIPQEYIDFKTAAEGPRFVSRYGSSSYDEDSAFSSPRWGSTGSDRNKARREAFDDSQDFPDYENEGANQAAPFAKGMRVRHPTFGAGTVYATEGTGENFKVSVMFTDNTVKKFVVKYARLERI; from the coding sequence ATGGATGTACTTGATTTTGTTACCAAAAATCTAAACCCCTCGCAAAAAGACGCGGTGGAGACTCTTGAGGGTCCTCTGTTGATTTTGGCGGGCGCGGGCTCTGGGAAGACCCGAGTGCTCACTCACCGCATGGCCAACATCATCGGCCAAGGAGTCGCCGCTCCGGATGAAATCCTTTGCGTGACCTTTACGAACAAGGCCGCCAAAGAGATGGAGCACCGTATTTACAAGATCATGGCTGACATGGGTGCGCGCATTCACTCTCAGCTTTGGATTAACACTTTCCATAGTTTTTGCGTGCGTGTTTTGCGTCAGCACATCACGCTTTTGGACTATAAACCCTTCTTTGGAATCTACGATTCTTCGGACACTTTAAGCCAAATTAAAAAAGTCATGGTGGCCTTGGACATCAACGACAAGATGTACCCGCCTAAGAATTTCCAAAGCCGTATCAGCCAAGCTAAAATGTTGGGACTGACTCCGGAAGGTTTAGAGAAAAATTCCCGCCGTTTGATGGATGCAAAAACGGTGGAGGTCTATAAGGCCTACGAAAAAGAGATGAAGAAAGCCAACAGTTTGGATTTCGATGATCTCTTGATGAAGACTTATGAACTTTTCCGAATGTACCCTGACGTTCTTAAAATGTATCAGGAGAAATTTAAGTTCATCATGGTGGATGAGTATCAAGACACCAACCACATTCAATACTTGATCGTAAGAATGCTTGCAGACGCTCATCGCAACCTATGTGTTGTCGGCGATGAAGATCAGTCGATCTATAGCTGGCGTGGTGCAGATATCAAAAACATTTTGGATTTTGAAAAAGACTTCCGTGAAGCGAAAGTCGTGAAGCTCGAAGAAAACTATCGCTCTTCAGCAAACATTGTGAATGCTGCAACGGCTGTTATTAAAAACAATACAGAAAGAAAAGATAAAACTCTTTTCACTTCCAATGATGCCGGTGACTTGATTCACGTTCGTGAAGAGAAAAACGAATACGACGAAGCGCGCTTTGTTGCTAAGACCATTCAGTCGATGATGAACGAGGGCGAAGGCTCTTACAACGACTACGCCATTTTTTATCGCACGAATGCGCAATCACGTGTACTCGAAGAACAGCTTCGCACAATGGCGATTCCGTATCGTTTGGTCGGCGGTGTTCGCTTCTATGAGCGCATGGAAATCAAAGACATGCTTTCGTACATGAAGCTTGCGATCAATCCGGCGGACGATATTGCGCTTAAGCGTATTATCAACGTTCCTGCACGCGGGATCGGCAAAACGACGATTGAAAAAATCGAAGAGTATGCGGCTCACCATGGCCTGAGCATGTACATTGCCGCGCAAAAGGCTTGCGACGAACGCTTATTCAACGCGGGCACAACGGGAAAAATCCGTCGCTTCCTAGAACTGATGGACGAGTTGCAAACAAATGCCACGACTTTCAAGCTTGTTGATTTCTATCACATCGTTTTAGATCGTTCTGAATATCTAACTGCTCTAAAAAAAGATGAGTCTCCAGAATCACAAGCTCGTATCGAAAACTTAGAAGAACTCGACAACGCCATTGCTCAATTTGCAAAAGAGCGCGGTGACGAAGCGACTCTCACAAGTTTCCTTGAAGAGATGGCCTTGGTGAGTGATGTGGATTCTTTAGATCAAGAGCAAAATTCTGTGACGATGATGACTCTGCATATCTCCAAAGGTTTGGAGTATCCGTATGTCTTCGTTGTGGGTCTTGAAGAAAACTTATTCCCAAGCGCTCGCAGCCTGGATAACGACGGCGAAGAAGACGTGGAAGAAGAACGCCGTTTGGCGTATGTCGGTATGACTCGCGCTCGTCAGAAGCTGTGGCTCACCTACGCCAAGATGCGTCGCGTATGGGGGCAAGAGCAGTTCAATCCTCCATCGCGTTTTATCAAAGAAATTCCGCAAGAGTATATCGACTTTAAAACGGCCGCTGAGGGACCGCGCTTTGTTTCTCGCTATGGTTCGAGTTCTTACGATGAAGACAGTGCTTTCTCAAGCCCTCGCTGGGGATCAACGGGATCTGATCGCAATAAAGCGCGCAGAGAAGCCTTCGATGACAGCCAGGATTTCCCTGACTATGAAAATGAAGGCGCAAACCAGGCCGCTCCATTCGCAAAAGGCATGCGCGTAAGACATCCCACGTTTGGCGCAGGCACTGTTTACGCAACTGAAGGAACTGGCGAGAACTTCAAAGTCAGCGTTATGTTCACCGACAACACTGTTAAGAAGTTCGTGGTGAAATACGCACGCTTAGAACGCATTTAA
- a CDS encoding SPOR domain-containing protein, translated as MSSKTDSVVKLAIVFFISLLSFSIGTFVGKKYSDNQHQLSALEPQKTSHSAEREVASVTPENKVGAMTDEEIAKLAEEFVADDAAPAGETAQHGEEAKTEEGTHHGDVAETKATTTEPKKDIKDVPKPNPAGNKSAPLTKNEEPLSAAKNIATGKTPTTHEVEKKETTKEERFPSSLPKDVAQYAVGKFTVQVASYADEGEAQKMASDLKNKGYSAFYVPANIKGKTWYRVSVGQFATQKEAQTYRGELLNKAKVGSAIVQKITE; from the coding sequence ATGAGTTCTAAAACCGATTCTGTTGTAAAACTAGCGATAGTTTTCTTTATCTCTTTGCTTTCATTTTCTATCGGAACTTTTGTCGGCAAGAAGTACAGTGACAATCAACACCAGCTATCTGCTTTGGAACCACAAAAAACTTCTCATTCAGCAGAGCGCGAAGTCGCTTCTGTAACTCCTGAAAACAAAGTGGGCGCGATGACGGATGAAGAAATCGCAAAGCTTGCTGAAGAGTTCGTTGCTGACGACGCTGCCCCAGCTGGCGAAACAGCTCAACACGGTGAAGAAGCTAAAACCGAAGAAGGCACTCACCATGGCGACGTGGCTGAAACAAAAGCGACAACGACAGAACCTAAAAAAGATATCAAAGACGTTCCAAAACCAAATCCAGCAGGCAACAAGTCAGCTCCTTTGACTAAAAATGAAGAGCCTCTTTCTGCGGCGAAAAACATCGCTACTGGCAAAACACCAACAACTCATGAAGTAGAAAAGAAAGAAACGACAAAAGAGGAACGTTTCCCTTCTTCTTTGCCAAAAGACGTTGCTCAGTACGCTGTCGGTAAGTTCACAGTGCAAGTGGCTTCTTATGCTGACGAAGGCGAAGCACAAAAAATGGCTTCTGACCTTAAGAACAAAGGTTATAGCGCTTTTTACGTTCCTGCGAATATCAAAGGTAAAACTTGGTACCGCGTCAGCGTAGGTCAGTTTGCAACTCAAAAAGAAGCGCAAACTTACCGTGGCGAACTTTTGAATAAAGCAAAAGTCGGCTCTGCGATTGTTCAGAAAATCACAGAGTAA
- a CDS encoding glycosyltransferase, which yields MKILFCLLGETGHINPYIGPAQALIAQGHDVLVTSPADLSERMKKSGIPFSKDLLAPEGMAPKGKDLVAMVEDKKQHRAMIEDFFLKGISAQVGHFKEFIKKEKPTAVIVDPMNYPAVIAAHLLVIPWISISSSLTSVIPDSLNSDVLELLRLVAPVREKIFQEFSFSPKFRAIDCLSPLLNITFATEEFIGDTHDDVTLVGPSVALHERGDEVSLKSLPSDRPIIYASFGSQVYYYPELFKKIQSACETLPVHLVMSIGELAHEEGWQDQEAVSLYPYAPQLEILKKASLFITHGGANSVMESLRAGVPMLINPLCNDQEHQAYFVEKSGVGKKINLKEISVEDLRSHILTLLTNQNIKERTQEVSQSYQVNGSTKVADLITSTLASL from the coding sequence ATGAAAATTCTATTTTGCCTTTTAGGAGAAACAGGTCACATCAATCCTTACATCGGTCCCGCACAAGCACTGATCGCTCAAGGTCACGACGTTTTAGTCACTTCACCCGCGGATCTTTCCGAGAGAATGAAAAAATCGGGCATTCCATTTTCTAAAGATCTTTTAGCGCCTGAAGGCATGGCCCCGAAAGGAAAAGATCTTGTCGCCATGGTGGAAGATAAAAAGCAACATCGCGCCATGATCGAAGATTTTTTTCTAAAAGGAATCAGCGCACAAGTCGGACATTTCAAAGAATTTATTAAAAAAGAAAAGCCCACGGCAGTGATCGTCGATCCCATGAATTATCCTGCCGTGATCGCGGCACACCTTTTAGTTATTCCTTGGATTTCCATTTCAAGTTCTCTCACGTCTGTGATTCCAGACAGCTTAAACAGTGACGTCTTGGAATTGCTAAGGCTCGTGGCACCTGTTCGCGAAAAAATCTTTCAAGAGTTTTCCTTTTCACCGAAATTCCGCGCCATCGATTGCCTTTCTCCCCTCTTAAATATCACTTTTGCGACAGAAGAATTTATCGGCGACACACACGACGACGTTACCTTGGTGGGTCCGTCGGTCGCTTTACACGAGCGTGGCGATGAAGTTTCACTAAAATCTTTGCCCTCAGACCGACCTATTATTTACGCTTCGTTTGGCAGTCAGGTATATTACTATCCTGAGCTTTTTAAAAAGATTCAAAGCGCTTGTGAAACTTTGCCTGTGCATCTTGTGATGTCCATTGGTGAACTGGCACACGAAGAAGGTTGGCAGGACCAAGAAGCTGTGAGCCTTTATCCCTATGCTCCCCAATTAGAAATTTTAAAGAAAGCCTCGCTCTTTATCACGCACGGTGGAGCAAATTCCGTGATGGAGTCATTAAGAGCTGGAGTTCCTATGCTGATCAATCCACTTTGCAACGATCAAGAACATCAAGCTTACTTTGTTGAAAAAAGCGGAGTCGGCAAAAAAATAAATTTAAAAGAGATAAGCGTGGAAGATCTTCGCTCGCATATTCTGACACTGCTAACAAATCAAAATATCAAAGAAAGAACCCAAGAGGTCTCCCAAAGTTATCAGGTGAACGGCTCAACCAAAGTGGCTGATTTAATCACGTCCACTCTGGCAAGTTTATAA
- a CDS encoding flagellin N-terminal helical domain-containing protein encodes MGMRVTTNIAALNAQRNLVGSQRAINDSMAKLASGSRINKAADDAAGLAISERLKAQIRSASQAQRNANDGISMIQTAEGGLNEIGNIIVRLRELGIQAASDTVGEKERGMLNKEVLQLKDEMQRIAKSTTWGTTKLLDGSAPAFDFQVGIGNDPFADRITFDAGKNAATLDALGLEGIDFSSKEGAQEALTKLDTAQTAVSGTRAYMGALQNRLTSTADNLGVTQENLSAANSRIRDTDVAAASSEMVRNNILLQAGTSVLAQANQANQLALKLIG; translated from the coding sequence ATGGGAATGAGAGTTACGACAAATATCGCGGCACTCAATGCGCAACGAAATCTGGTAGGATCGCAACGCGCGATCAACGATTCGATGGCAAAGCTTGCTTCCGGAAGTCGTATTAATAAAGCGGCGGACGACGCTGCGGGTTTGGCGATTTCTGAAAGATTGAAAGCGCAGATTCGTTCTGCAAGCCAAGCGCAAAGAAATGCCAATGATGGTATCTCAATGATTCAAACTGCCGAAGGTGGATTGAATGAAATTGGAAATATCATTGTTCGATTGCGTGAGTTAGGGATTCAAGCCGCTTCAGACACTGTCGGTGAAAAAGAGCGCGGTATGCTCAATAAAGAAGTTTTGCAGCTTAAAGATGAAATGCAGAGGATTGCTAAATCCACTACGTGGGGTACGACAAAACTTTTAGATGGATCGGCGCCTGCATTTGATTTTCAAGTAGGCATTGGTAACGATCCGTTTGCAGATCGTATCACGTTTGATGCCGGAAAAAACGCGGCAACATTGGATGCCTTGGGACTTGAAGGCATTGATTTTTCTTCCAAAGAAGGTGCTCAAGAAGCTTTGACGAAACTCGACACAGCCCAAACAGCAGTGAGCGGGACAAGAGCTTACATGGGTGCCTTACAAAACCGTTTGACGTCCACCGCAGACAACTTAGGTGTGACTCAAGAAAACTTGTCAGCAGCAAACAGTCGTATTCGTGATACGGATGTGGCAGCGGCTTCAAGTGAAATGGTTCGAAACAATATTTTATTGCAGGCCGGGACTTCAGTTCTTGCGCAGGCAAACCAAGCCAATCAATTAGCTTTAAAACTGATTGGCTAG
- a CDS encoding inositol monophosphatase family protein, whose product MENGVKSMDWKQVLSQAIKAVSLGREVLLNYFGNLEHIEEKFQAGLVSEADKESERVIAEHLKKNFPTIGFLGEETFAAQNAPGAKVQIAPAGPEGRWILDPLDGTTNYIHRFPIFCISLGLEINGQIQLAVIDVPILKETYTAIRGQGAFVNGRRLQISKTNELKKALLATGFVSEHENVIAEQLKIFDEMVRKCRGVRRPGAAAYDLTQVARGVFDGYWERNIQPWDAAAGILLVEEAGGIIETYRGEKYHPYKNSIVAGNPEIVHQIQGILQNHLRPETQ is encoded by the coding sequence ATGGAAAACGGCGTAAAATCAATGGATTGGAAGCAGGTCTTAAGTCAAGCTATCAAGGCTGTGAGCTTAGGGCGCGAGGTCCTTCTCAATTATTTCGGTAACTTAGAGCACATCGAAGAAAAGTTTCAAGCAGGTCTTGTGAGTGAAGCCGATAAAGAATCAGAACGAGTCATTGCGGAGCATCTTAAGAAAAATTTTCCTACGATTGGCTTCTTAGGCGAAGAAACTTTCGCCGCGCAAAACGCGCCCGGGGCGAAGGTCCAGATCGCTCCCGCAGGCCCCGAAGGGCGTTGGATCTTGGATCCTCTGGATGGAACAACAAACTACATTCATCGTTTTCCAATTTTTTGCATCAGCCTTGGATTGGAGATCAACGGACAAATTCAGTTGGCAGTGATTGATGTGCCGATTCTCAAAGAAACTTACACGGCGATTCGCGGGCAAGGTGCTTTCGTGAATGGCCGTCGTTTGCAAATCAGCAAAACCAATGAGTTGAAAAAAGCTTTGCTCGCAACAGGATTTGTTTCTGAACACGAAAACGTGATTGCTGAACAATTAAAAATTTTCGACGAGATGGTGCGTAAGTGCCGAGGCGTTCGTCGTCCCGGAGCTGCCGCGTATGATCTTACTCAAGTGGCGCGCGGTGTGTTTGATGGTTACTGGGAACGCAACATTCAGCCGTGGGATGCCGCTGCGGGAATTTTGTTGGTCGAAGAAGCCGGCGGCATTATTGAAACGTACCGCGGGGAAAAATACCATCCGTACAAAAATTCCATCGTCGCCGGAAATCCGGAGATCGTTCATCAGATCCAAGGGATTCTTCAGAACCACCTCCGTCCGGAGACTCAATAA
- a CDS encoding TauD/TfdA dioxygenase family protein produces MRIEKLKPFGVCLHFDNTRTLEQIKKTEIEALLQEHKLILIRGVAKPERDDLLSFCESFPKSKTLNWSFGPVMEMKESEDPQNYLFSREAVPFHWDGAFHFVPDYLVFSCVQAPTNGAGGETLFANTELIFQSAPEERKTLWAQVDLKYETAKLAHYGGSICGPLLQTHPRNGKNILRFAEPVNTKLNPVTLDVIAKAELNADDLVKDLTERIYAAEFCYRHEWQEGDLLLADNHSLVHGRTAFEKNCPRHLRRIQLIKE; encoded by the coding sequence ATGAGAATAGAAAAACTAAAACCTTTCGGAGTGTGCCTGCACTTTGATAACACCCGCACACTGGAACAAATAAAAAAAACGGAAATCGAAGCTCTTTTACAAGAGCATAAGCTGATTCTTATAAGAGGTGTTGCTAAACCCGAACGCGACGATCTGCTTTCATTTTGCGAAAGCTTTCCAAAATCCAAAACTCTGAACTGGAGCTTTGGACCCGTTATGGAGATGAAAGAAAGCGAAGACCCGCAAAATTATTTATTTTCCCGAGAAGCCGTTCCTTTTCACTGGGACGGAGCCTTTCACTTTGTACCAGATTACTTGGTCTTCTCTTGTGTTCAAGCCCCGACAAACGGCGCAGGCGGCGAAACCCTTTTCGCGAACACTGAATTGATTTTCCAATCTGCTCCAGAGGAAAGAAAGACACTGTGGGCGCAAGTGGATCTTAAATATGAAACAGCAAAGCTGGCTCATTATGGCGGGAGCATTTGTGGACCTCTTCTGCAAACTCATCCCCGAAATGGCAAAAACATTCTTCGTTTTGCAGAACCCGTGAATACAAAATTAAACCCCGTCACTCTGGATGTGATCGCAAAAGCGGAGCTTAATGCCGATGATCTTGTGAAAGATTTAACGGAAAGAATTTACGCCGCTGAATTCTGTTATCGCCATGAATGGCAGGAAGGTGATTTGCTTTTAGCGGACAACCACTCCTTGGTTCATGGCAGAACCGCATTTGAAAAAAATTGCCCCAGACACTTAAGACGCATTCAACTTATTAAGGAATAA
- a CDS encoding pectin acetylesterase-family hydrolase — MKTFKYILLFISFSISLAEARTWQKITIPGAVCGNGQSYSVFLDRKDADKLLVEFMGGGACWSEGTCYGKSPLTSLEPLEEAPTSVLANDGIANNPWNQHTALFLPYCTGDVHAGQHVASYQASVLLYHDGYNNVVLTFQYLQQQNILNFKNAKDVTVWGYSAGALGAFLHGVTLEPYLSSSAHKTLIADSPGLHFGKNFWLKFTPALNHDYKANFRKIDFPFEEDDGFLAPHMGPVFLRYSTWSVGILQSTKDLVMSIVFGNISPDAHRELVLGPQGIAAIAAPFTNVKTWIADTTMHTFLLRDSSVGYRDMQGETAWDFAVRVHGMNRQGK, encoded by the coding sequence ATGAAAACATTTAAATACATCCTTCTTTTCATCAGTTTTTCCATTTCACTCGCAGAAGCCCGAACCTGGCAGAAAATCACAATACCCGGCGCGGTCTGCGGTAATGGACAGAGTTACAGCGTCTTTTTAGATCGAAAAGACGCTGACAAACTACTCGTGGAATTCATGGGAGGAGGTGCTTGTTGGTCGGAAGGAACTTGTTACGGGAAAAGTCCGCTTACAAGTCTTGAGCCTCTCGAAGAAGCGCCTACTTCCGTTTTAGCGAATGACGGCATCGCCAACAATCCGTGGAATCAGCACACGGCATTGTTTTTACCTTATTGCACCGGAGACGTGCATGCCGGCCAACACGTGGCTTCCTATCAAGCTTCGGTTTTACTTTATCACGACGGTTATAACAATGTGGTTCTGACATTTCAATATTTGCAGCAGCAGAATATTCTCAACTTTAAAAACGCCAAGGACGTGACCGTATGGGGTTATTCTGCCGGAGCGTTAGGAGCGTTTCTTCACGGTGTCACCTTAGAGCCTTATTTATCTTCTTCGGCACATAAGACTTTGATTGCGGATTCGCCGGGTCTGCACTTTGGGAAAAATTTTTGGCTTAAGTTCACACCTGCTTTGAATCACGATTATAAAGCCAATTTTCGCAAGATTGATTTTCCTTTTGAAGAAGACGATGGATTCTTGGCGCCACACATGGGGCCTGTTTTCTTAAGATACAGCACCTGGAGCGTCGGCATTTTACAGTCGACCAAGGATCTTGTGATGTCCATTGTCTTTGGCAATATCTCTCCTGATGCCCATCGTGAGTTGGTATTAGGACCTCAAGGAATTGCTGCGATTGCGGCTCCATTTACAAACGTCAAGACGTGGATAGCTGATACAACAATGCATACGTTTTTATTGAGAGATTCTTCAGTAGGTTATCGAGATATGCAGGGCGAAACGGCGTGGGACTTTGCGGTGCGCGTACATGGAATGAATCGTCAGGGAAAATAA